One Coccinella septempunctata chromosome 1, icCocSept1.1, whole genome shotgun sequence DNA window includes the following coding sequences:
- the LOC123322945 gene encoding uncharacterized protein LOC123322945, whose protein sequence is MFCEQKNSFLQLLYSQVNPRLLNRCITRARKQKLEDPFDVSPGLNRLASHQPSLPTDTDFDPTKRILPFGRSGIPILKRDLQQPDVQVVLKTLSTLNDLLKNPEKAYEAIRLRVQDRLISVVPRDEQFVRERCCMSYQLLSKYADGKQAMVANPEIVNLFLHLIKDDKPEVRIKAAHCLERISSFWMTADALVEAGYIQPLMDRLGVDEPEVSAIHLNTLSNLMYGNGKYVGMEAGAFDLMVTLLDSLDLDVRKGALRCLMLMTSTDLGKQMAAKCNLLVTLAKILHEDESLHVDAASVLVFCTMLVQAKAASAKMKMIPTRLVRLCKNHLNPDLQLFCLKALTNISEHPDVRSLMKKKHLGRLKRIPVTSDLLRKHKKILLRVVTWDPSDLICTFGTDD, encoded by the coding sequence ATGTTTTGCGAGCAAAAAAATTCCTTTTTACAATTATTATACTCACAAGTCAATCCCAGACTTCTGAACAGATGTATCACTAGAGCGAGAAAACAGAAGCTGGAAGATCCTTTTGATGTTTCACCTGGTCTTAATAGATTAGCGTCACATCAACCGTCGCTACCGACAGACACCGACTTTGATCCCACCAAAAGAATTCTACCCTTTGGAAGAAGTGGTATACCTATTTTGAAAAGGGACCTACAACAGCCTGATGTTCAAGTGGTACTAAAGACTTTATCAACTTTGAACGATTTACTGAAAAATCCAGAGAAAGCTTATGAAGCAATAAGACTCAGAGTTCAGGATAGACTCATATCCGTTGTGCCAAGAGATGAGCAGTTTGTGAGAGAAAGGTGTTGTATGTCCTACCAGTTGCTATCCAAATACGCCGACGGTAAACAAGCAATGGTTGCCAACCCAGAAATCGTGAATTTGTTCTTGCATCTCATCAAGGACGATAAGCCAGAAGTCCGCATCAAAGCAGCACATTGCTTAGAAAGGATCTCTAGCTTTTGGATGACTGCCGACGCACTTGTCGAAGCTGGTTACATCCAGCCACTTATGGATAGGCTAGGAGTGGATGAACCTGAGGTTTCCGCCATACATTTGAATACTCTCTCGAATTTGATGTATGGGAATGGCAAATATGTTGGGATGGAAGCGGGGGCCTTCGATCTTATGGTCACCCTGCTAGACTCCCTAGATTTGGACGTTCGAAAAGGAGCCCTTCGTTGTTTGATGCTGATGACATCTACAGACCTAGGCAAACAGATGGCTGCCAAATGCAACCTACTGGTTACATTAGCCAAAATTCTACATGAGGACGAATCATTGCACGTAGATGCTGCTTCAGTATTGGTCTTCTGTACTATGCTGGTCCAAGCAAAAGCTGCATCTGCCAAAATGAAGATGATCCCAACAAGGCTCGTGCGGCTCTGTAAGAATCATCTTAATCCTGACCTTCAACTGTTTTGTCTTAAGGCTCTTACCAACATTTCTGAACACCCAGATGTGCGAAGTTTGATGAAGAAGAAGCATCTAGGGAGATTGAAGAGAATTCCAGTTACTTCCGATTTGCTGCGAAAACATAAGAAGATTTTACTTCGGGTGGTCACATGGGATCCAAGTGATTTGATCTGCACATTTGGTACAGATGATTAA